Proteins encoded within one genomic window of Budorcas taxicolor isolate Tak-1 chromosome 12, Takin1.1, whole genome shotgun sequence:
- the LOC128057847 gene encoding LOW QUALITY PROTEIN: HIV Tat-specific factor 1-like (The sequence of the model RefSeq protein was modified relative to this genomic sequence to represent the inferred CDS: inserted 3 bases in 2 codons), with amino-acid sequence MSGNNLDVNDEFDEQLRMQELYGDTKDEDTEKDLGAETDSFGQQPTDTPYEWDLDKKAWFPKITEDFIATYQANYGFSNIGASSYTASVQDGSARTAEEPPQRQLPDPSDPKKKGEKRKTESGWFHVEDDRNTNVYVSGLPPDITVDEFIQLMSKFGIIMRDPQTGEFKVKLYKDNQGNLKGDGLCCYLKRESVDLALKLLDEDEIRGCKLHVEVAKFQLKGEYDASKKKKKCKDYKKKLSMQQKQLDWRPERQAGPSRMHHERVVIIKNMFHPVDFEDDPLVLNEIREDLRVECSKFGQIRKLLLFDRHPDGVASVCFRNPEEADYCIQTLNGRWFGGRQITAQAWDGTTDCQVEETTREREERLRGWETFLNAAEANRGLQHSDSIRAPERAGPSRVRHFSEHPGTSQTNVQAAATEMAFEEPIDEKKFEKVEDGGEVEEAASEKDAKESGPEKETEGPQEESEESCLERESKAGCLEREHEEDFPERESGEGSPEKEHEEGNPNKESKETVLERVSKKKKLKTDPDKNGCEKESEEEGPGKESEGEASPQKVASEDDNSEQESEDCLEKQFEDGSEKELEENGLEKGFEEDASDKEFNENIPEKELEENESEKSEFEDDSSEKVFNEEGSEKEFDEESDXKEEEEDAYEKAFDDESDEKEDEEDAEEKEQEDAEEKELEDADEMDEEDDADEKVFENSNGKEDEEDGDVKEDEDIDEKVFEDDDSNEKLSDDSSDKLFEDSDERGTVGGLGNVKEEGPLSTGSSFVLGXDDDDEDNAV; translated from the exons ATGAGCGGCAACAACTTGGATGTGAACGACGAGTTTGATGAGCAGTTGCGAATGCAAGAATTGTACGGAGACACCAAGGACGAGGACACCGAAAAAGATCTCGGTGCAGAAACTGATTCTTTCGGACAGCAGCCGACTGACACCCCATACGAGTGGGACCTAGACAAGAAGGCTTGGTTCCCCAAGATCACTGAAGATTTCATTGCTACATACCAGGCCAATTATGGCTTTTCTAACATTGGTGCATCTAGTTATACTGCAAGTGTCCAAGATGGCAGTGCTAGGACTGCAGAAGAACCTCCGCAAAGACAACTCCCTGATCCCAGTGATCcgaaaaagaagggagaaaagagaaagactgaaTCAGGATGGTTTCATGTTGAAGATGACAGAAATACAAATGTTTATGTGTCTGGTTTGCCTCCAGACATTACAGTGGATGAATTTATACAGCTCATGTCGAAGTTTGGCATTATTATGAGAGATCCTCAAACAGGAGAATTTAAGGTCAAGCTTTACAAAGATAATCAAGGAAATCTTAAAGGAGATGGACTTTGCTGTTATTTGAAGAGAGAATCTGTGGATCTGGCATTAAAACTTTTGGATGAAGATGAAATTAGAGGCTGCAAATTACATGTGGAGGTGGCAAAATTTCAGTTGAAGGGAGAATATGACGcctcaaagaagaagaagaagtgcaAAGACTACAAGAAAAAGCTGTCTATGCAACAAAAGCAGTTGGATTGGAGACCTGAGAGACAAGCTGGCCCATCCCGAATGCACCATGAGCGAGTTGTCATTATCAAAAACATGTTTCATCCAGTGGATTTTGAGGATGATCCACTGGTGTTGAATGAAATCAGAGAAGACCTTCGAGTAGAGTGTTCAAAGTTTGGACAAATTAGGAAGCTCCTTCTCTTTGATAGACACCCTGATGGTGTGGCCTCTGTGTGCTTTAGGAATCCAGAGGAAGCTGATTATTGTATTCAAACCCTCAATGGAAGGTGGTTTGGTGGGCGTCAAATCACTGCCCAAGCGTGGGATGGAACTACAGATTGTCAGGTGGAGGAGACCAcaagagaaagggaggaaaggcTGAGAGGATGGGAGACTTTCCTCAATGCTGCTGAGGCCAACAGAGGCCTGCAGCATTCAGACTCCATCCGTGCTCCAGAAAGGGCAGGGCCTTCTAGAGTTAGGCATTTTTCTGAGCACCCTGGCACATCTCAAACAAATGTTCAAGCAGCTGCAACTGAAATGGCATTTGAAGAGCCTATAGATGAAAAGAAGTTTGAAAAAGTGGAAGATGGGGGAGAAGTTGAAGAAGCTGCTTCTGAAAAAGATGCTAAAGAAAGTGGccctgaaaaagaaactgaaggtcCTCAAGAAGAATCTGAAGAGAGCTGCCTTGAAAGAGAGTCTAAGGCAGGCTGTCTCGAAAGAGAGCATGAAGAAGACTTCCCTGAGAGAGAATCTGGAGAAGGCAGCCCTGAGAAAGAGCATGAAGAGGGTAATCCTAACAAAGAGTCAAAAGAGACTGTCCTTGAAAGAGTATCCAAAAAGAAGAAACTCAAAACGGATCCTGACAAGAACGGCTGTGAGAAGGAGTCTGAAGAAGAAGGCCCTGGCAAGGAGTCTGAGGGGGAAGCCAGCCCCCAAAAGGTGGCTTCTGAAGATGACAACTCAGAACAAGAGTCTGAAGACTGCTTGGAAAAGCAGTTTGAAGATGGCTCTGAAAAAGAGTTAGAAGAAAATGGCCTTGAGAAAGGTTTCGAGGAAGATGCCTCTGACAAGGAATTTAATGAAAACATCCCAGAAAAAGAGTTAGAAGAAAATGAGTCTGAAAAATCAGAATTCGAAGATGACAGCTCTGAAAAAGTGTTTAATGAAGAAGGCTCTGAGAAAGAGTTTGATGAAGAGTCAga aaaagaagaagaggaagatgcATATGAAAAGGCATTTGATGATGAATCAGATGAAAAAGAGGACGAAGAAGATGCAGAAGAAAAGGAACAAGAAGATGCAGAAGAAAAGGAACTTGAAGATGCTGAtgaaatggatgaagaagatgatgCAGATGAAAAGGTATTTGAAAATTCGAATGGAAAAGAAGATGAGGAAGATGGAGATGTAAAGGAAGATGAAGACATAGATGAAAAGGTGTTTGAAGATGATGATTCCAACGAGAAGTTGTCTGATGATTCCAGTGACAAATTGTTTGAAGATTCTGATGAGAGAGGGACTGTGGGTGGTTTAGGGAATGTTAAGGAAGAAGGGCCCTTGTCCACAGGCAGCAGCTTTGTTCTTg gtgatgatgatgatgaagacaaTGCTGTTTAA